The following are encoded together in the Paraburkholderia sp. BL10I2N1 genome:
- a CDS encoding IclR family transcriptional regulator encodes MSAPESSRARGVDRVIGILKQLHIARRPMTMRELIEATGAPRSSIYELVTMLTEAGWLETTADGSVFFGREMHYYGSDYAVHNDLISRAHQAILALVRTHDETAQLCMLEGNKYTVVLSENSSRPFNISSDIGVKVPIPWTASGRLLLAHLRAEEIRSLIPDEDFILDNGRRVEFQDFLRDVEHAAELGYCCTEGLSHTFRLCMAAPIHDRTGLPVAALCFMTSRDTDPKKREVMLEDLIRSAKSLSQPYARL; translated from the coding sequence ATGTCCGCACCAGAATCATCGAGGGCCAGGGGAGTTGACCGCGTCATTGGCATTCTCAAGCAGTTGCATATCGCGCGGCGTCCGATGACGATGCGCGAACTGATCGAAGCGACCGGCGCGCCGCGCTCGAGCATCTACGAACTGGTTACCATGCTCACGGAAGCCGGATGGCTCGAGACGACGGCCGACGGCAGCGTGTTTTTCGGCCGCGAGATGCATTACTACGGCTCCGACTATGCCGTACATAACGATCTGATCAGTCGCGCTCATCAGGCGATCCTCGCGCTCGTCCGGACCCATGATGAGACTGCGCAGTTGTGCATGCTCGAGGGCAACAAGTACACCGTGGTCCTGTCGGAGAACAGCTCGCGACCGTTCAACATCAGTTCCGACATCGGCGTGAAGGTGCCGATTCCATGGACTGCATCGGGCCGCCTGCTGCTCGCCCATCTGCGTGCGGAGGAGATTCGCAGCTTGATCCCGGACGAAGACTTTATCCTCGACAACGGCAGGCGCGTTGAATTTCAGGACTTTCTGCGCGACGTCGAACACGCCGCTGAACTGGGGTACTGTTGCACCGAAGGGCTTTCGCATACCTTTCGCCTGTGCATGGCAGCACCTATACACGACCGGACGGGGCTTCCTGTCGCCGCGCTTTGCTTCATGACGAGCCGCGACACGGATCCGAAAAAGCGCGAGGTGATGCTGGAGGATCTCATCAGGTCTGCGAAATCGTTATCGCAGCCTTATGCCCGGTTGTAG
- a CDS encoding amino acid ABC transporter ATP-binding protein, which produces MTTVTTSKPIINLTGVSKSFGATQVLKEINLDVRPGEVLVLIGASGSGKSTVLRIMSGLETADTGEVWVNEVPLHDARRAKEIRGHVGMVFQQFNLFPHKSALGNVTLALIKARKMSAADARKRAMDALDRVGLADRAEHYPSQLSGGQQQRVAIARALAVEPGIMFFDEATSALDPELVGEVTEVMRGLARDGMTMVVVTHEMGFARKTADRVVFMDKGVIAEQGAPEQIFVNPQNERTRQFLHRVLDH; this is translated from the coding sequence ATGACCACTGTCACTACGTCGAAGCCCATCATCAACCTCACCGGCGTGAGCAAGTCGTTCGGCGCTACGCAGGTCCTGAAGGAGATCAACCTCGATGTGCGGCCGGGCGAAGTACTCGTGCTGATCGGCGCGTCGGGCTCTGGCAAGAGCACGGTGCTGCGCATCATGAGCGGTCTGGAAACAGCCGACACGGGCGAAGTCTGGGTCAACGAAGTGCCGCTGCACGATGCGCGCCGGGCGAAGGAAATCCGCGGTCATGTCGGCATGGTGTTTCAGCAGTTCAACCTGTTTCCGCACAAGAGCGCGCTTGGCAATGTGACGCTCGCGCTGATCAAGGCACGCAAGATGAGCGCAGCGGACGCGCGCAAGCGTGCGATGGACGCGCTCGACCGGGTGGGCCTCGCCGATCGCGCCGAGCACTATCCCAGCCAGCTCTCCGGCGGGCAACAGCAACGTGTCGCGATCGCAAGAGCGCTGGCAGTCGAGCCAGGCATCATGTTCTTCGACGAGGCCACCTCCGCCCTCGATCCGGAACTCGTCGGCGAAGTGACCGAAGTCATGCGTGGACTGGCGCGCGACGGGATGACCATGGTCGTGGTCACGCATGAAATGGGCTTCGCGCGCAAGACCGCCGACCGCGTCGTGTTCATGGACAAGGGTGTGATCGCGGAACAGGGCGCTCCCGAGCAGATCTTCGTGAACCCGCAGAACGAACGTACCCGCCAGTTCCTGCATCGTGTGCTCGATCATTGA
- a CDS encoding amino acid ABC transporter permease, with translation MSSELLMTSLAILFQGLLATLLLSAASIVGGTLIGLLAAVLRSFGPWGTPRIARLYTELFRGTPVLITLMFIYFGVSYFGYAIDVFAAGAVGLSVYQGAYIAEVFRSGIEAVPKGQWEVSQILGLSKTQAFFSVILPQTGKIVMPPLVGQYLSLIKDTSIVSMIGMSELMHGGQAIVDRVGKPVEIYGLVAVLYFIVCFPLSQWVRHHDRRRSLLS, from the coding sequence ATGTCGAGCGAACTGTTAATGACCAGCCTGGCGATCCTGTTTCAGGGACTGCTGGCGACCCTGCTCCTCTCTGCGGCATCTATTGTTGGTGGAACGCTGATCGGACTGCTGGCAGCCGTATTGCGCTCGTTCGGGCCATGGGGCACGCCGCGCATCGCCAGGCTCTATACCGAACTGTTTCGCGGCACGCCTGTGCTGATCACGCTGATGTTCATCTATTTCGGCGTGTCGTACTTCGGCTACGCGATCGATGTATTCGCGGCGGGTGCCGTAGGCTTGAGCGTATATCAGGGCGCCTACATCGCCGAGGTGTTCCGCTCAGGCATCGAAGCCGTTCCGAAAGGCCAGTGGGAGGTGTCGCAGATCCTCGGGCTCAGCAAGACTCAGGCTTTCTTTTCGGTGATCCTGCCGCAGACCGGAAAGATCGTGATGCCGCCGCTCGTCGGCCAGTATTTATCGCTTATCAAGGACACGTCGATCGTGAGCATGATCGGCATGTCGGAATTGATGCATGGTGGCCAGGCCATCGTCGACCGGGTTGGCAAACCGGTGGAAATCTATGGACTCGTCGCCGTGCTTTATTTCATCGTGTGCTTTCCACTGTCGCAGTGGGTGCGCCACCATGATCGAAGAAGGAGCCTGTTGTCATGA
- a CDS encoding amino acid ABC transporter permease — MSYEWVTLAGYWNDFVRASWLTLQVTLLAFVLAMLLGLLTALASSSRVGLLQAIARMYIEAIRNTPVLLQIFIVFFGLPSLGITLNAYTAGVIALGVNVGAYLAEVFRAGIQSVPRGQLEAASILGLERSQIFIEVVLPQAARAVYPAIVNNLIQLLLGTSLLSAIALPELSGTATVINARTLLYIQTFSITLIAYLFLSNLLSWLAGQISVRVFHPPLVMKKRTRRPFLVARQADRT, encoded by the coding sequence ATGAGCTATGAATGGGTGACCCTTGCGGGTTATTGGAACGATTTCGTTCGCGCGTCGTGGCTGACGCTCCAGGTCACGCTGCTGGCCTTCGTCCTCGCGATGCTGCTCGGTTTGCTCACCGCGCTCGCAAGCTCATCGCGCGTCGGGCTGCTACAGGCGATCGCCAGGATGTATATCGAAGCGATCCGCAATACGCCGGTACTGCTGCAGATCTTCATCGTGTTCTTCGGATTGCCATCGCTCGGCATCACGCTCAATGCCTATACGGCCGGCGTCATTGCGTTAGGCGTGAACGTCGGCGCATACCTGGCCGAAGTGTTTCGCGCGGGTATCCAGTCTGTGCCGCGCGGTCAGCTCGAGGCGGCGTCGATCCTTGGTCTGGAACGTTCGCAGATCTTCATCGAGGTGGTTCTGCCGCAGGCTGCGCGCGCCGTCTATCCGGCGATCGTCAACAACCTGATCCAGCTGCTGCTCGGCACGTCGCTCCTGTCGGCGATCGCGCTGCCGGAGCTGAGCGGAACGGCGACGGTGATCAATGCGCGCACGCTGCTCTATATCCAGACGTTCTCGATCACGCTAATTGCCTACCTGTTCCTGAGCAACCTGCTGTCGTGGCTGGCGGGCCAGATCAGCGTGCGTGTCTTTCATCCGCCGCTCGTCATGAAGAAACGCACGCGCCGGCCATTCCTCGTAGCACGACAGGCCGATCGCACCTGA
- a CDS encoding transporter substrate-binding domain-containing protein — MRFVRESAKFTCLFAVAGLLMLAGCTKVAPPEQGAAVDSTLKQVLQRGTLRVGDCLTFAPFGFYNKDGQPDGYDVDLAKELAKQMGVKLEVVNTTSANRIPNLQTSKVDVVFCNFTRNLERAKEIAFTNPYVVASEALLVKKSSGIKSIDDMSNRTIATVKGSTNGDEVRSLNMKVKIQEFDSSQAAILAVKQGQADAMIEDNNFLAYQASLDQDLTVTNEALVPLEYNAFGVKAGDAVWLNYLNLFLFQVNASKQNAQLYKKWFGAEPRFPLNPQY; from the coding sequence ATGAGATTTGTCAGGGAAAGCGCAAAATTCACTTGCCTGTTCGCGGTAGCCGGCCTGCTGATGCTCGCCGGCTGCACGAAGGTCGCCCCGCCGGAACAAGGCGCCGCGGTTGATTCGACGCTGAAGCAGGTCCTGCAACGGGGCACGCTGCGCGTAGGCGACTGTTTGACCTTTGCGCCGTTCGGCTTCTACAACAAGGACGGCCAACCTGACGGCTACGACGTCGATCTGGCGAAAGAGCTGGCGAAGCAGATGGGCGTCAAGCTCGAAGTCGTGAATACGACGAGCGCCAACCGCATTCCGAACCTGCAAACCAGCAAGGTTGACGTCGTGTTCTGCAACTTCACCCGCAACCTGGAGCGGGCGAAGGAAATCGCGTTCACGAATCCCTATGTGGTCGCAAGTGAGGCGCTTCTGGTCAAGAAGAGCAGCGGCATCAAGTCCATCGACGACATGTCGAATCGCACGATTGCGACGGTCAAGGGCTCGACGAACGGCGACGAGGTGCGCTCGCTGAACATGAAGGTCAAGATCCAGGAATTCGACAGCTCTCAGGCAGCGATCCTCGCCGTCAAGCAGGGACAGGCCGATGCGATGATCGAGGACAACAACTTTCTCGCCTATCAGGCATCGCTCGATCAGGATCTGACCGTCACCAACGAAGCGCTGGTTCCGCTCGAATACAACGCATTCGGCGTGAAGGCAGGCGATGCGGTCTGGCTCAACTACCTGAACCTGTTCCTGTTCCAGGTCAACGCATCGAAGCAGAACGCGCAGCTCTACAAGAAGTGGTTCGGTGCCGAGCCGCGCTTCCCGCTGAACCCGCAGTACTGA
- a CDS encoding M20/M25/M40 family metallo-hydrolase translates to MNHTELKNRIAGWLDQHRDEQQALLAALVRCPSDNPPGDCAPHGELVAREMEKLGFTAERHRVPDEVLARHGLRSVINVVVRERFGRGPTVALNAHGDVVPAGGGWSTDPYGAEIRDGWMYGRGSAVSKSDFATYAYALRALKDCGAPLAGTVELHFTHDEETGGLAGPGWLLSEGITRPDFAVCASFSYHVTIAHNGCLHLEVKVSGKSAHAARPDTGHDALEAATRILADLYAHRATLSERHSKVAGIDTPTLVVGLIEGGINTNVVPDEVTFRLDRRIIPEEQPEAVEAELRALIEASAAKLPGTRVGITQILLARPFMPIEGAERLADIFCREASLVMGEEVPTNGVPLYADARLYVEAGVPTIMYGAGPRTLLEANGHRADERVPVATLSLASKVVANAIVELLGTSAGPGEGQ, encoded by the coding sequence ATGAACCACACCGAATTGAAGAACCGTATCGCCGGATGGCTCGACCAGCATCGCGACGAACAGCAGGCGCTGCTTGCGGCACTCGTCCGTTGCCCATCGGACAACCCGCCGGGAGACTGCGCGCCCCACGGCGAACTCGTCGCCAGAGAAATGGAAAAGCTGGGCTTCACGGCGGAGCGTCATCGTGTTCCTGACGAGGTCCTCGCGCGTCACGGCCTGCGCAGCGTGATCAACGTCGTCGTGCGCGAGCGGTTCGGTAGAGGCCCGACCGTCGCCCTTAACGCGCACGGCGACGTGGTCCCTGCCGGCGGCGGTTGGAGCACCGACCCTTACGGCGCGGAAATACGCGACGGCTGGATGTATGGGCGCGGCTCGGCGGTATCCAAGTCCGACTTCGCAACCTATGCGTATGCGCTACGCGCGCTCAAGGATTGCGGTGCACCGCTTGCCGGCACGGTAGAACTGCACTTCACCCACGATGAAGAAACGGGTGGATTGGCAGGACCCGGCTGGCTGCTCTCAGAGGGCATCACGCGCCCCGATTTCGCCGTCTGCGCTTCGTTTTCGTATCACGTGACAATCGCGCACAACGGTTGCCTTCATCTCGAAGTCAAGGTCAGCGGAAAGTCCGCGCACGCAGCGCGACCCGACACGGGACACGACGCGCTTGAGGCCGCAACACGTATCCTCGCCGACCTGTACGCGCATCGCGCGACGCTCAGCGAGCGTCATTCGAAGGTCGCCGGCATCGACACGCCGACGCTCGTGGTCGGCCTCATCGAAGGCGGCATCAATACGAACGTGGTGCCCGACGAAGTCACGTTCCGACTCGACCGGCGGATCATTCCCGAAGAACAACCCGAAGCGGTCGAAGCCGAACTGCGCGCGCTCATCGAAGCGAGCGCCGCGAAGCTGCCCGGCACTCGTGTAGGTATCACGCAGATCCTGCTCGCCCGGCCATTCATGCCAATCGAGGGAGCCGAACGGCTCGCCGATATCTTCTGCCGCGAGGCCAGCCTCGTAATGGGCGAGGAGGTGCCGACCAACGGTGTCCCGCTGTACGCCGACGCCCGGCTCTACGTCGAAGCCGGTGTCCCGACCATCATGTACGGCGCGGGACCGCGCACGCTGCTGGAGGCGAATGGCCATCGCGCGGACGAACGGGTACCCGTGGCGACGCTTTCGCTCGCGAGCAAAGTGGTGGCTAACGCGATCGTGGAACTGCTCGGCACATCCGCCGGGCCAGGAGAGGGTCAATGA